A segment of the Drosophila gunungcola strain Sukarami unplaced genomic scaffold, Dgunungcola_SK_2 000113F, whole genome shotgun sequence genome:
tttgctgttttttattttttttttagttcttcgacattagtaatggtttaatatttcagaattatgatttaaattttatcaaaatcggacgactatagcatatagctcccataggaacaatcggaaaaataaatgaaaaaaaattataacttttctgttttttaatttttttttagttcttcgagatatggtaatggttaaatatttcagaattacggcttaaatttcatcaaaatcggacgactatagcatatagctcccataggaacaatcataaaaataaatgaaaaaaattatagcttttctgttttttaattttttttttagttcttcgagatatagtaatggataaatatttcagaattacggtttaaatttcatcaaaatcggactactatagcatatagctcccataggaacaatcgaaaaaaaaataaaaaaaattatacctttgctgtttttaaattttttttttattcttcgacttgtagtaatggttaaatatttcagaattacggtttaaatttcatcaaaatcggacgactatatcatatagctcccatagaaataatataaatatataaaataactatctaataattgagcagcaaatcatcatagcttcaatctttttaaacatatacgcaagtaaatctgaattttaatgttttcaaaaatatttaattcttgcaatagctgcaagggtatatgaacttcggcttgccgaactTTGCTTccgttcttgttttttaatgtttttatggTTCCCATTCGAGCTGTAtgttaaagtcgtccgatttttatcaaatttgaattatgttatttaatatgaattaattaaattaaaaacagaattgcaataatttttctttttttcttatttttccccgattgttcctatgaaatagaaagacaacttttggaaggGTTTTGtacagatagctttaaaactgactAGAAACGgacgaacatggctagatcgacttaATTGTTAAGAcgattatttagtatttagttaacaattttttttgagtgcatgTTCAAACTCAGCTGAAATACCAATCATTGTAAAGTAGACTTAAATGATCggtaaatatagttttaaacaaaagaaaaaaattcagTTTGATCCATAAGCTTCCGTTAAATAACatgtcacaaaaaaaaacggatgTCTCTGTCTTGGAATGTTTTTTAAGCTTTGCTGATTGCCTTGAAACACAAAGTTATTTGTAGCTACCTTTAGATTTCTAGCTAAGTTAGAATCTGTCTCCCAATCTGACTAAGCAGACATTGAAATagttaatatttgttttgttgcttATTTCATTCTTTCAAAAACCCGTTCCTATGCTAATCAAATCTGAACCACATAAAAACCTTAAGGCAGTCAATCGCACAAAGCTAACCATTGTCATTATAAGCAATGTGTGAATACTTATAAATCGTTTCCGCGAAAAATAAAGCAAGACCAATCTAAGAGCAAGCTAAGAGCAGATCCAAAAATTAACATTCTCAATTCTGAAGTTCTtgtacactgaaaaaaaaacgcatagttaaatcaaacattttttatattatttttcataatagTTTCGTAGTCTaatcaattattaaaataattgattttaatagaaaacatttttaaacctttggtcaataataaaaattattaaatcgaagttaattatattcaaaaaggTATTGATCATATTAAAATCCAAGTTTTTATCgttatttttgttcaatttggTTATATTTGGTTCAaactttttagaaatttatcCGAAATATGAAcccatttattttgaatttaaaaaactgttgaagaaaataaaaactacgCAAACAGGGATTAACGTGTGTAAGATTAATGTTTTACTATAGTATTGTAGTTGtatattttccaaataaaaatgtatattatttaataatgtatcactttaaattcaaaaaagatctatatttaaattaaatgtatataaaactaaatttaaaaaaaaccgtttATTTAAATCTACCATACCTATGATTGCATTTAAATCGGTTATATTAGTTTAAAGATCAAGCtctgttttaattaaatacaaattatattagtaaaaatattatatctaATTAGATTGAAAAGATATATGTTAAACTTAagcattgttttttgtttattttaaatatgaagtattttaataaagtttttattgatttattagttaactatattatttatatatatttttttaagaattattttgaAGATTTAAGAAAAAGCTGCCAATGCAAACAAAGGAAGCAGCGATCGAGATTTTGAAACATTACTATGTGAAgtacaaatgtatttaatatttttattgtatatgtatattttccaaataaatatgtatataatttaataatgtgccacattaaattgaaataagatctatattaaattaaatgtataatactttaaatttaaatacatatgtttgcatttaatatggtttatgtttatttaaagacTAAGctctattttaattaaataatattatcacTTTTAGATTGCAAAGACATatgttaaacttaaatatggattattcttttttttaatatgaactcaatttgaattaaatattaatttttataaaattgaagtTCAAATGTTGAACATAAATATGATAAAAGTTCTAGTGTTTACTACGctgcatatttaaattaaatgtttttaactattttagcatacttaaattaaattaaatacaaaaatctttGAATTTACTATGCGCAtaataagataaaaataactatgcgacatatttatatttacttttttcatGTATGATTCTAAATATTTAggaaaagtaattaaatcGACCATGAAGTAGTGACATTTAATATGCTTTTTTAGCAGTGTAGTTATCTGAATTTGGAATATGGCTAAGACTATGTTATATCGACTCATAATTGGCTTTGCCCAGGGAAAGCAGGTAAATAATGGATTTCCACTGAGCTAGTAGTAGGGCGGGAAGTGGGAGTGCGATATGAGTAGCCAGCGGTTGCTGTAGCCGTGGTGGTGTATTCAGAAACTTCTGTGGTGCTCTCGATTGGAATCACTGAAGTCGTGCTGGTAGAGACTGGATGCTCGGGGTGATTTGTGGGGCTCGGCGTTTTGACAGCACCTTCTGTGGTTGTCGTGTAGACGAGTTGAGTAGTGCTAAAAGACGTATCATCCGGAGTAAAATCTGTGTTTACCTCGGTAGTGTGGTGTGTCACGGGTTTTTCTGTCGTGGTTGTGCTGGAAAAAGTCACAAACTTGTTGAAGCCAATGTTAAACCCCCCCGCCGAAGTCTTGGCCTGCAGTACGCTGTTCAGCAGCTGAATTTTGGAAGAAATGAGGCTTGAGATCAGTTGGCTGTCAACGGGCGAGGCCGCCACGGAACTCCGGTAACTGCCACTGGAATAGCCTggagaaaacacaaaacattaACCGTGGTATTTACTACCCACCGCTAGGAGGTATACTTCCGCTGGGCgcaaaaacctttaaaaagaTAGGCTTTGCTTCTGCCATGTTGGCTGCACTGCAAGCTAGCAGAACCAAAACCAAATTAGTTCTGAGCATGGTGTTGGGTTCCTAATTATGTCTGGCCGCCGTGAATCGACGCTCACTTTTATACCGCTCATTGGAAGATGGCTGAGCATTTTTTGTTGCCGTTTCATGATTGCTGATCGCCGGGTTTTGTTCAGCGAGAGCTTCTTTCCGACGCTTGTTCTCAAGTGGTTAGCAAACATGATTTAGGTGACCCTGGATAAGACCACTGCTAAGTGATAAGTAAGCAATCGTGGGATCGTAGTTTATTGCGTCTATTTTTAGTTGTTAATGTAAAACAACgactaaacaaaaattcgtTATTATCAACATAAATCTTGAGTCAACATGCTCGTTTCTACGATTCCAAACCTGTAAGGCAGGGATGTTTGCGCCAATACCCTCGCAGcacaattatttttgaacGACCACTTTTGTTagataactttttaattt
Coding sequences within it:
- the LOC128265315 gene encoding uncharacterized protein LOC128265315 isoform X1, with the protein product MLRTNLVLVLLACSAANMAEAKPIFLKVFAPSGSYSSGSYRSSVAASPVDSQLISSLISSKIQLLNSVLQAKTSAGGFNIGFNKFVTFSSTTTTEKPVTHHTTEVNTDFTPDDTSFSTTQLVYTTTTEGAVKTPSPTNHPEHPVSTSTTSVIPIESTTEVSEYTTTATATAGYSYRTPTSRPTTSSVEIHYLPAFPGQSQL
- the LOC128265315 gene encoding uncharacterized protein LOC128265315 isoform X2, with product MLRTNLVLVLLACSAANMAEAKPIFLKVFAPSGSYSSGSYRSSVAASPVDSQLISSLISSKIQLLNSVLQAKTSAGGFNIGFNKFVTFSSTTTTEKPVTHHTTEKVLSKRRAPQITPSIQSLPARLQ